One Aphelocoma coerulescens isolate FSJ_1873_10779 chromosome 5, UR_Acoe_1.0, whole genome shotgun sequence DNA segment encodes these proteins:
- the GJD2 gene encoding gap junction delta-2 protein, with protein MGEWTILERLLEAAVQQHSTMIGRILLTVVVIFRILIVAIVGETVYDDEQTMFVCNTLQPGCNQACYDQAFPISHIRYWVFQIIMVCTPSLCFITYSVHQSAKQRERRYSTVFLTLERDQDSMKREDSKKIKNTIVNGVLQNTENSTKEAEPDCLEVKEIPNPAIRTTKSKMRRQEGISRFYIIQVVFRNALEIGFLVGQYFLYGFNVPSMYECDRYPCIKEVECYVSRPTEKTVFLVFMFAVSGICVVLNLAELNHLGWRKIKMAVRGVQAKRKSIYEIRNKDLPRMSMPNFGRTQSSDSAYV; from the exons ATGGGGGAATGGACTATTCTAGAGAGGCTACTGGAAGCTGCCGTGCAGCAGCATTCTACTATGATAGGGAG GATCCTGCTGACCGTGGTGGTGATCTTCAGAATTCTCATTGTGGCCATTGTAGGGGAGACGGTGTACGATGACGAGCAAACGATGTTTGTCTGTAACacgctgcagccaggctgcaaCCAGGCTTGTTATGACCAGGCTTTCCCCATTTCTCACATAAGGTACTGGGTGTTCCAGATCATCATGGTGTGCACTCCCAGCCTGTGCTTCATAACATACTCCGTTCACCAGTCTGCTAAACAAAGGGAACGGAGGTACTCCACTGTCTTCCTTACCTTGGAAAGGGACCAGGATTCAATGAAGCGTGAGGACAGTAAGAAAATCAAGAACACGATTGTCAATGGGGTGCTGCAAAACACTGAGAACTCCACCAAAGAGGCAGAACCAGACTGCTTAGAAGTGAAGGAAATCCCCAATCCTGCTATCAGAACTACAAAATCAAAGATGAGGAGGCAAGAAGGCATTTCTCGATTTTATATCATCCAAGTGGTCTTTCGAAATGCCCTAGAGATTGGATTCTTAGTGGGACAGTATTTTCTGTATGGATTCAATGTCCCTTCCATGTATGAATGTGACAGATACCCTTGCATTAAAGAAGTAGAGTGCTATGTCTCTAGACCCACTGAGAAGACTGTATTCTTGGTATTCATGTTTGCTGTCAGTGGGATTTGTGTGGTGCTTAATTTGGCAGAACTGAACCACTTGGGCTGGAGAAAGATCAAAATGGCAGTGAGAGGAGTACAGGCAAAAAGGAAATCCATATACGAAATCAGAAATAAGGACCTGCCAAGAATGAGCATGCCTAACTTCGGCAGGACTCAGTCAAGTGACTCAGCTTATGTGTGA